A genomic region of Miscanthus floridulus cultivar M001 chromosome 3, ASM1932011v1, whole genome shotgun sequence contains the following coding sequences:
- the LOC136545061 gene encoding glycine-rich cell wall structural protein 1.0-like: protein MATKPGASAAVLLLPLVLLLALLAVSAAGHSGRHSDNSNNPGGGGGGDPGAFFAGMPWFGGAGQPGPGGGARPGGGFFGGWAEGGGLGYRRGTVVPPSTVCPQDGPCRGKRLTCPSRCFRTFSYGGKNGGGGGGGGGCSFDCTTRCAATC, encoded by the coding sequence atggccaccaagCCCGGTGCTTCCGCCGCTGTGCTGCTCCTGCCCCTCGTCCTGCTCCTCGCCCTGCTGGCGGTATCGGCGGCCGGACACAGCGGCCGCCACTCCGACAACAGCAACAAtccgggcggtggcggcggcggcgacccggGCGCCTTCTTCGCCGGGATGCCGTGGTTCGGCGGCGCGGGGCAACCGgggcccggcggcggcgcgcggcccGGGGGCGGGTTCTTCGGCGGGTGGGCCGAGGGCGGCGGGCTCGGGTACCGGCGCGGCACGGTGGTGCCGCCGTCCACGGTGTGCCCGCAGGACGGTCCATGCCGCGGGAAGCGCCTCACCTGCCCGTCGCGCTGCTTCCGGACCTTCAGCTACGGCGGCAAGAACGGcggcggagggggcggcggcggagggtgCAGCTTCGACTGCACCACACGCTGCGCCGCTACCTGCTGA
- the LOC136545063 gene encoding phytosulfokines 4-like produces MARLATVMVLAVLLLAAASSAPVASAARDDPAAAAAAVSSSHDQKQGSAAPAEGGCEGANDEDECMMRRTLNAHTDYIYTQQHHN; encoded by the exons ATGGCGAGGCTGGCGACGGTGATGGTGCTCGCGGTCCTCCTGCTGGCGGCGGCGTCTTCGGCCCCCGTGGCCAGCGCCGCGCGGGAcgacccggcggcggcggcggcggccgtctcATCTTCTCATGACCAG AAGCAGGGATCGGCGGCGCCGGCGGAAGGCGGGTGCGAGGGCGCCAACGACGAGGACGAGTGCATGATGAGGCGCACGCTGAACGCCCACACCGACTACATCTACACCCAGCAGCACCACAACTGA